Sequence from the Suncus etruscus isolate mSunEtr1 chromosome 1, mSunEtr1.pri.cur, whole genome shotgun sequence genome:
tataactgttgttaataatgtttacaaacttaaactaagtttacaacacttaaagcacattattaaatccctagcaaaaatagtgcagcaaaaccaccatggtttaatttggtttccttttttttttgaaggaaggaggaatctgtgtagccctgaaagaagaatgttgtgtttttaaggatgaaacaggtttagttagagacagcattcaacgtatagaggatgatttagtaaataaacaaaaagatttagagcagagtgagagctggtacaaaaattggttttctaccactccatggataactacagtgctcccagcttttttgggacccttcattggcttcatgttgctagtttcttttggtccttgggcttttcgcaaactcaccaccttcgtgaagaatcaagtggatgaagcaaccagaaaggactcaaaagttttataccaacagctatgcacctcagaagaccagctgacgcctgacatctcccctcctgccaactctccaccacttaagtttgaagtaatcgaggagctggcgcatagacctcaatctgtgcgctcgcgccttgccaagctttggaaacgactgactcaagggtagcagatgcggtgactggaagccccacacctcttcacccagtgtggccagtccaccgaggcacatctgtcccttccatattgtatactaaacagggggagatgtgggcgacCGAGTACCCACATGTTTAAAGGAACTTtgtatggatttttcaccgctgcctgattcaagccaaaagtttgcatagccctgagccaaaagaaccctgcaaataaacttagctcaccacagagaacctGGCTTAACTAGGTTccttaatctttccatggaatctgtttttgtaactgctctcaagcatagtcataaatagatttttgtaaggtttaaactgttagaatctattaaggatttgcttcccctccccccatcctgccaggtttctccttatccttcccgccatcaaaatgtgtctgctcccattggttaaaaatcgttgtacctgtacaaatctgattggtttaagtttcaatcctgtgtttttgctcctcccactgaaacaggctataaaagctttgcttattctctcaataaacctcttgacaggaattcagcttgagcttttattattaacttctacggattaattttctaggtgttcacaaaagagcttaacactcgcgaattatttgtagctgccttCTGTTCCGGTTAAGAGAAAgcggctggccggaattctctcccagcaaaggACAGGAGCAGAGGCTGATACAGACATATAAGCAAAATAATTATAAGATGGTTTAAGccctataattaattttaaaaaattaataaaacataaatttgtgCATAGTAATATGAGGTGACTTAAACATAatatgagagaaaaatagaaaggaaatggaTGTGAGAATATTCTAGATGAAAAGAAATTTGCAACTTGGTTATtacaaatgtccatctttgtccgttataattttaagtctaaagtttgtgtcatctgataatatggtcactccagccatttccatattgtcctccaacttTTAatattgagtctatatttgttctgactactcagttGCATTTCTTGTTGTcggcagcagaatgttggcttcagctttttgatccatttgccagtttgtgtcttttaactggtgcatttagcccattaATGTTGAGAGAAACAactgtcatgagatttagtgtcatcttaaTGTAGGAGTTTGGTGGATCCtttggtctgttttgtcttaaagtagatctctcagtttgtcttttaaggctggttttgagtatgtacagtttctgagctgtttatctgtaaagctatgtatgcttccaaacctgaatatgagtctggctgggtgaagtattctagttTGAGTTTTGTCATCTTATCCCACCActcactgccttcaggcctggagggtttcttgtgacaggtaaACTATTAATCTTTAAGACAcgtctttgaatgtaatttccctttttgatattgctactttcagtattctattcctatctggggatgtgtcttgggtgcttttccttggatctcttttagctggtacattTTGGGAATGCAGGTTTTggctgcatgcactctttagctttgtgagtttctctgcaatgatgtcccccttcctggggattttcttcctgggtctatgggactccaatgattcttattttgtttctgctaGAGTTTGttcaagacttttattttcatctgttcacatattTTGTTCACTgggatcatttgttttaaggttcttttacaATCTTTTCTGTCATATGGAGCTGCTATATGTATATCTTgtcttccagatcactgattttatcctcagccactgttactctgttaCTGGAAGAGGCTTGCTTTCCagggaggttttcatttcacctaccaagttttttagttctcttatttcagtttggagttttctcatttctaatttcatatccccttgattcttatttatggttCGTTTAGTtctttccatgctttctttggtTCCATGAGGgtactccatatttcttctctaaagttcttatctgagaggctaagtaGGTGGTCAGCACTTTTCAGGTCACCAGAGCTGCCATCATCATTCTTTATGTGTGGTGGAAGCCTGCATTGAGATACatagggatatgtacaacaggaagaaatctcactcctaaaTGCACTTAGGAGTAGAAGGACCCCTTGGCCAAGTTCCATCTTCATTTTTCTGTTCTATCACTAACACCTGTCCTTGGTATAAACCAGCATCCTGAATAGTGCTGTCTGGTTTATTCAGTGGCTCAAATGTATTACTCATGTATTTGTTCCACAATCTGGTCTCCTTTTCATCTGGAATAATGAAGGtgtttctcatttccttttcaaTTGTATCTATTGTGTCAGCTTTGCTAAATCTTCTAGTTACAACATTATTCATGTTGCCATATTCACAAAGCTTCAGTTCTGTGAGATATACTTCTACTTTGCAGTGCTTTACAAACATACCCTGTTCAACCACCTTTCGTGCTATTGGTTCTTGACCGTCCATCAATGTGTACCAGCTGACAAGCTTGTTCCAGCCCTCGGTTGGTAATAATATGTAATCCAATTCATCAATAAGATGTTCCTTAAGTGACTGGGTATCACCATCTTTGAGAAGTCCAGAGTTATCAATCGGTCCAGGATATACATTTTGATCTCCCATCTGGTACTTGTCCCAATTGTCAAAGCCAACATATTTTTTCCACTGTTTGAACAAGCGACTATCAACTAGGTACCAGGTATCCCCTTTCCGGAGCGAGATCTTGAGCAGCGTCGCGATGTCAGAACGCTGGATGTCCAGCTCCACCGCTCCGCCTTCCGCCATCTTCCCCCTCCAGCGGcagcggaggcggcggcggcacgacctttgttttttgttttagggccacacctggtgtggcgctcagggtttacttttagctctgtgctcagaaattgttctttgcAGCTGCAGGAGACCATGGGATTTCCGAGATCAAAGTGAATTGGTCCCAGGTTGGTTCTTGGTCAGTTCTGAGTAtttcccaggttggctgagtgcaaaagcaaatgccctactcgttgtgttattgctctggcccttatgtacaatttattttatttactgtctAAAATGATTATGATGCAAAAAGTTTGAATGAATAAACTTTTAGGCAGCAAACTTAAACTTGAATTTTTGTAAAGCACAATACGTGAAAAGGACTGActttagtatattatatattattatgcattgtattatgttatattatattataatgttatattatatagtattatatcatattatattatattattctattacATTATATACTTCAAACTATGTGAGCCTTCAAAGTTGTTCAAAAGTTCTGTGCCATACAAAATATTTAGAGTGAAAAAATAGACTACATCTGATACTACTTCCTCAGAGCTGCTTCACCAATTTCTCACTCACTAATTTCAAAATCTCACAAGTTTTGTTTAGCTCTTCTTCCCATAATAATAACTATTTCTTAGCTCAGCAAAGAAAAGGATAATAtggatttgttttttaaaataaatgttcaccaacataccatattttcctgtgtataagatgacttttgaaaaaaaaaaaaagtcaaccgaaaatcggaggtcgtcttatacaccgagtatatcctgaaaaatgtttcaatatgccactaaacaaaaattgtctgaatattgccacaaaacgaattttccaaattgatcttgcaccaatcactgccaggctgctcggactgcctctctaactcagccaatccaagcaggctttttatgcatgcaaattatacagtgttctgtatccaaatctacactgtaaaaagcctgctcagattggcttgAGTCAGAGAGGatatctattacagtataatctttggacctttgcttgttgtgattggctcactgtggaaaaTAGTTGTAGCGCAAGAACAtcctgtcttatacagcaaatataggcctgaacctatgttttaactgtaaaattaggaggtcgtcttatacgcctggttgtcttatatgccggaaaaatatggtaaatatcaTTCCATGGCATTATTAAGGGAGTACCAGATTagtacaaaaaatgttttttctcttattcttctgcAGACTCAACCTTGAGGGTTGAAGGAAAGGATTTCTAAATGATACCAAAtagatatttttctcaataacttagaaataagtaaaatattgcaATGTTCCCGACAACTACCCTGTGAAGTGGTTTAGGTCTCAGTAATTTAGCACCTGTTGCTGAGATTGCATGCTCGTTCTTAATATCCTTACATCAAACTCTATAACAACTACCACATAATTTAAAACTGAAACACTTTACACTCATATAGCCTCATGATTTCAAGTGGAATTCTTGGAAGGAAGGGTAATTTTGCCTTAGGCAATCTTTCTTGATTTAACATGCAAGGTCAATTAATTTAGTAAGCAAGATCTATGATTCTTTCCTGCTCTGAAGTTAAAATGCTTCTTACCTTTCATAATTTACAATGAACTAGAAGCAACTTTATGACTTTATAAAGATTGAACCCCTTACCTGAAGGATATCTAAACTAATTTATCTTCTGAAGGTGCTCTGAAAATCAAAACCCTACAAAACATGTTCGAATtctattagaaagaaaaaaaagctagaGCATATACTTGTACAattcaaatttaatatttatgcaaaataaaattatttcttctataaaataGATTTCGGTTAGGTCtgcagtggtagcacagtggtaaggcgtttgccacatggctgacccaggatggacacaggttttatccctggcatcccatatggtcccccgaatcaggggcgttttctgagtgcagagccaggcgtaaccctgaacattgctgagtgtggccccacaaaaacaaaaccaaaaaaaacaaaaatacatttgggGTAATGGGATTTCACTGCTAATTCACTTGCATTATTTTCTCACACCACCAATTTCCTCTATTACCAGCTatctttattttaagcatttcACAATACAGCTAACATGAAAGAATAAtcaaaatttacatataaatgcAAACAACAAGGAACAAGGAAAGAAACTACAGGAAATAGGCATAGGCACATATGTTAACTgaatatagagagaaagagagagagagggagagatgtgTGTACTTGTCTACATTCAGTTAACTAACCAATAGGAAAACCTTTTTACTCCTTAAGCAATGAAAACAATCTCTGTCCTTAATTTCAAcctaaaaataaacttcaaaaaatCTGAGATTCTTTTTGTTGCTGCTTATGAGATAATTTATTATAGGTTTATATTTTATGGAACATTTTATCATTATTGTCATACACAAGGGAACACAttgatttctaaatatagaaagcTTGACCaaaattttttgtcttcttttttttttcaaatgtattatgTATACAAATTGTGCCCAATATATGGTTTTTTGACTTGATTCTTGCTCTACTCATAACTAAAAAGATTAGACATTAGAAATGGAAGTCTGATACCTAATTTAGTGTTCATTATAGTAATCTCAATCAAACTCTACCACCTGCATAGTGATAAATTGAGCATAGTGTGTAATCTTGTTCTTTTACAGAGAAACACTTGataactttaatataaaatatgaccCCATGTGTTAACATATTAAGTCTTGCTAGGGGAAAATTATCTTATGAAATGATCCGAACGGTGTGTCCCcagtatgaatatttttaaatactgcaAGTCTACATAGGTTGGGTCCTTGGAAAGCGTGATATAATTTTTGACTAGTAAAAGTATAGAAAGGCTATCTTGGACAATACTTATATGTTTGGTGACTAGAATCCTTTATTTAGATGGCTACTATAATAGTTTCTCCTCAAAATTAATATGTCTAAAGAAGTATAGAAGAGCCTAAAAGGTTCATGGATAATCCCAATTACAGTATATTTAAACACTGTCACTGTTTGTTTGCATTCTTAAATTATTTAGTAACATGACCAAGTAAGTTACTCATCTCTGTAAATTGGATTCTGTTTTACTCTGTGAAAAAGAAAGTGTGAGGAATGCTAACTAATCAAACAGCACCAAAGGTGTTTTTTTCTAATGAGAAAATGGGGTATGAATTAATTTCCAACACATTTCAAAATCAGTAAACATTCACTTGGCATCATTATAGCAAATGATAAAAGTATATTCACAACTATAAATTCACACGTAGTATTTGTGTAATTCAGATTCATGCTCAAATACCTCTGAAGTTTCTTTTACTCAATCAGCAAATTAATAAACTAATGGAAGGCAATTAAGTGGTTTCATGCAAGTCATGCCTTTAATAGAATGTATATGaaaactgtcttttgtttttgcatGTGCCTTTTCAATTGTTATGTTTTTTAATGAGTTGGTATAAGTGGATGAAGCATGAATTAGTATAATTTATGACTTTGCTACTTATTGAATTTGGAATgtggaaatgaaaataaactcaTTATACTTTTACCCCGATTTTTTTATTCTGAATCCCAGGAGCAGTCAAATTTTTAAGTACTGTTCTTAGAACAGAGTTGGGGCACTTCTTTAGGAATGTATGCAGAGTCTAGGACTTGATACAATGGAAAACTTTTTTactttgtatgcctgaaattttcATGAAAGGAAGGGtaggaaagaaaagggggaaaactggaacaggaaagaggaaaattaaagcaaagcaaaaatgacaagaaaaaataattgatgCAAAGTGATCTAAAAGGATAGGGGAAGTAGGAATAGGGAAATTGCTCAAAACTATTCTGATTTCTTTTGAAATAAGTTTATGACATATCTCCAGTTAACCCTATTGAAATATAATTATGGTAGGATATAATCATTTTAGTTAATACCTTAAATActgaatcatttaaaaaattaagacaaacTAAGAACCAGCCGCATTTATGAACATATATTAGAAAATGCTGTAGAATCTAATCTATGGGAGGAAAAACATTAAGAGTATACAATCACCCTGTCCCTCAATCAGAATACTAGGTACAATTAATACATGTAAAGTAAAAGCCTATTGGTTTGGCGGGCAGTGCTCGAAAATAGCATAGAATGGTGGTGATGGAGGGGGTTAGGGGAATGCTCAGGTATCCTCATTTTGTGAAGGAGTGCATTCTCCAAATTTCCAACAAGATGAACCACCTATTTGCATTGTAGTGATATGTCTTGAAGAGGTGCTGTTTCAATGTAAGAGCTCTGTATCTATTGAACTTTGCTGTTAAGGCAAAAGAGCCTG
This genomic interval carries:
- the LOC126012362 gene encoding ubiquitin carboxyl-terminal hydrolase 15-like, which codes for MAEGGAVELDIQRSDIATLLKISLRKGDTWYLVDSRLFKQWKKYVGFDNWDKYQMGDQNVYPGPIDNSGLLKDGDTQSLKEHLIDELDYILLPTEGWNKLVSWYTLMDGQEPIARKVVEQGMFVKHCKVEVYLTELKLCEYGNMNNVVTRRFSKADTIDTIEKEMRNTFIIPDEKETRLWNKYMSNTFEPLNKPDSTIQDAGLYQGQVLVIEQKNEDGTWPRGPSTPKLPPHIKNDDGSSGDLKSADHLLSLSDKNFREEIWSTLMEPKKAWKELNEP